From Anomalospiza imberbis isolate Cuckoo-Finch-1a 21T00152 chromosome 22, ASM3175350v1, whole genome shotgun sequence, a single genomic window includes:
- the AMHR2 gene encoding anti-Muellerian hormone type-2 receptor, with protein sequence MGRPGPQNLTCVSYKHPSVRGALGDAGGAAAGAVRCPPGQCCVGIWNRSHALVQGCWGGRGDACPSATCAPSPAGHPGSSVLLCLCHGHLCNGNATGTAAATGTAGGSLSPVPGRGGSAGTLWLLGASPLLILLICLGVLGLRWTRARTGQPPRGGRRIGVPPEPPSPDLPALHFLQVLQSGRFSAVWRGTLRQRPVAIKAFAAGAGRRFAAERAVHALPLMEHENVARLLDTRAAAPRARGGLLVLQLYPAGSLRHFLGQHVGTWAGSVRLALSLARGLAFLHQELWRDGLYKPSVVHRDLSSQNVLVREDGTCAIGDFGLALALPPRAQDSAGSRHAVTIRKAGTQRYLAPEILDESLDLRAWGRALRQADVYALALLLWEILSRCQALSPGAPVPPFRLAYEAELGSSPTGDQLRRLAADERRRPLIPPAWHCAPQPGGALPELLEDCWDPDPEARLSAERALQRLQRLAAGPAPAPGDPGPGAAPRQVLESPTMWNPGAGTGGHPKLGGPP encoded by the exons ATGGGGCGcccag GCCCCCAAAACCTGACCTGCGTGTCCTACAAGCACCCGAGCGTGCGGGGCGCGCTGGGGGACGCGGGGGGCGCGGCGGCCGGCGCCGTTCGCTGCCCCCCCGGGCAGTGCTGCGTCGGCATCTGGAACCGCAGCCACGCTCTGGTGCAGG gctgctggggaGGCCGGGGCGACGCCTGTCCCTCGGCCACCtgcgcccccagccccgcgggACACCCGGGCAGCTCcgtgctgctgtgcctgtgccacGGCCACCTCTGCAACGGCAACGCCACGGGGACAGCGGCGGCGACAGGCACGGCCGGGGGG tctctgtccccagtgcccggccGGGGGGGGTCCGCGGGGACCCTGTGGCTGCTGGGTGCCAgccccctcctcatcctcctcatctgCCTGGGCGTCCTCG GACTGCGCTGGACAAGGGCCCGCACAGGGCAGCCACCGCGGGGGGGGCGGAGAATCGGGgtccccccggagccccccagCCCGGACCTGCCTGCGCTGCACTTCCTGCAG GTGCTGCAGTCGGGGCGCTTCTCGGCCGTGTGGCGGGGCACGCTGCGCCAGCGGCCCGTGGCCATCAAGGCGTTCGCGGCCGGGGCCGGCCGGAGGTTCGCGGCCGAACGCGCCGTGCACGCGCTGCCGCTGATGGAGCACGAGAACGTGGCCAGGCTGCTGGACACCAGGgcggccgcgccccgcgcccgcggggggctcctggtgctgcagctctACCCGGCC GGCTCCCTGCGCCACTTCCTGGGGCAGCACGTGGGGACGTGGGCCGGCAGCGTGCGCCTGGCGCTGTCCCTGGCGCGCGGCCTGGCCTTCCTGCACCAGGAGCTGTGGCGTGACG GGCTGTACAAGCCCAGCGTGGTGCACCGGGACCTGAGCAGCCAGAACGTGCTGGTGCGGGAGGATGGCACCTGCGCCATCGGCGACTTCGGGCTGGCGCtggcgctgccgccgcgcgcCCAGGACAGCGCCGGCAGCCGGCACGCCGTGACCATCCGCAAG GCGGGCACCCAGCGGTACCTAGCACCCGAGATCCTGGACGAGAGCCTGGACCTGCGGGCCTGGGGCCGGGCGCTGCGCCAGGCCGACGTCTACGCGCTGgcgctgctgctctgggagatcCTGTCCCGCTGCCAGGCCCTGAGCCCCG GAGCCCCGGTGCCGCCGTTCCGGCTGGCGTACGAGGCCGAgctgggctccagccccaccggGGATCAGCTCCGGCGCTTGGCCGCGGACGAGAGGCGGCGGCCGCTGATCCCCCCGGCCTGGCACTGCGCCCCCCAG CCCGGGGGGGCCCTGCCGGAGCTGCTGGAGGATTGCTGGGACCCGGACCCCGAGGCGCGGCTCTCGGCCGAGCGGGCGCTGCAGCGGCTCCAGCGCTTGGCCGCGGGGCCCGCACCGGCCCCGGGGGACCCCGGCCCGGGGGCCGCCCCCCGCCAG GTCCTGGAGTCTCCCACCATGTGGAACCCTGGTGCAGGTACAGGGGGACACCCAAAACTGGGGGGGCCGCCTtga